Within Actinoplanes sp. L3-i22, the genomic segment CGGCCGGTGTCTCGTCGGTGTCCGGGGTGTGCGGTGAGGCCGCTTCACGCTGCTTGTCGGCGACGAATTCCCGCAGGGCCGGCCAGGTGTCGGTGCCGAACGGCCGGTGGTTCGGGTCGAGCAACTCGCCGCGGTCGATCAGGTCGAGTGCCCGCTGGTAGTCGCCTGCGGTGAAGGCGGCATCGGTGGCGGCGAGGACCTGCTGTACGCCGGCGGTGCGGTCGGCGGCGAACGCCTGCCGTTTCGCCGGGGTATCCAGGTCCATCAGCTCGGGCCGGACGGCCAGGATTTCGCGGGCGGCCGCGGCGACGGCCTTCCACCGCTCGCCCGGCGCCATGTCGTGGAGGCTGCCGCCTTCGCCGATGTACCGGCCGACCGCGGTCGGGTTCCGGCCGATCAGCGGTGAGGCCGCGTACTCGCCGGCCCGGTCCTCGACCTTGACCCGGATCCGTGCCTGCTCGAGCGGGGTGAACCCGGCCAGCGCACCTGTGGTCGCGGCCGGCGGCGGCGCTGGGAGGTCGTCCTCGGGCTCGGCGGCCCGACTATCAGTGTCGCTGATGCCGGGGTGTTGCGGCGTCCCGGCCGGGGTTTCGGCGGGAGTTCCGGACAGTTCGCGGCGTGCCACGATCGCCCTGAGTCCGTCCCAGGTGTTCTGCTGGCGGCGGTGCCGGTAGTGCGGGTCGGTGAGTTGTCCCTGGTCGAGCAGGTCGTAGGCGGTGGCGACATCGCCGGCGTGCAGGGCGGTGCCGGCGGCAGTGGCGAGTTCGGCGCATTGCTGGGCGCGACGGTCCGCGTGCGCGGTGACCTGCTCGATGGTGCGGGTCAGGATCTGGTCGCGGTCGTGGGCGGCCCGCGCGTACTCCTCGACCGCCTCCCACACGAGGCCGAACCCGTACCGGGCGGCGAGGTCCTGCAGGTGGCCTTCGGTGATGTACCGGCCGACCGGCGCATAGTCGATCTCGGCGCCCGGGCTGGGCCGGAACATGGGGTTGTCGATGATGCCGGGGCCGTGGTCGTCGACGGCGACCCGCAGCTGGGCTTGGGCCAGCGGCGACAGCAGCGCCAGCCGCGGACCGGTGGCCGGGTCGGCGGCCGCGGCGGCCAGTTCGCTGATGCGTTCCTGGACCTGGTGTTCCTGGACCCGGTCGCGGAGCACGTCCCCGTCGGCGATCGCGGCGGGGCTCGGCTCGGGTACCGGGTCGCCGGTCACCGTGCCGCGCCAGAGCCGGACGTCGATCGGCACGGCCGGGGCGGGCATGACCGGCGTCTGCGTGGTGACGGTCAGGGTCGTGGTCGGGCCGTGCCCACCGGGGTAGCCGGACAGGGTGAGGGTGGTGTCGGTGCGAGCCGCCACGTAGCCGGTCCTGGTCCGGACCCGGCCGTCGAGGTCGGGGGCGGTGACGGTGATGTGGTCGTCGGCGCCGACCTGGCCGGCGGACCGTTGCGCGGGAGTGGCTGTCATCGGGGTCTCCTGGCTCATCGGGTCACCGGCCGGCGGATCGCGGCGATCTGGCTGCGCCAGCTGCTGACCGGGGTGACCTTGACGACGTCGCCGGTCTTGGGTGCTTGCACCAGGTAGGGGCGGCCGTCGCCGGCCGTGCCGATGTACATGCCGACGTGGCGGGGGTTGGCGCGGGTGCCGTCGCTGCCCGGGATGAAGATCAGGTCGCCGGGTTGCATCGCCGCGATCGTGGTGACGGCGGTGCCGGTGTGGACCTGGTCGGTGGTGACCCGGGGGATCGTGACCCCGGCGGCGGCCCACGCCTTCTGCATCAGCCCGGAGCAGTCGTAGCTGTCCGGGCCGGCGGCGCCGAACACGTACGGTTTGCCGACCTGGGCCAGGGCGAACCGGACGGCGGTGGCCTGCTGGGCGTCGCTGGGCAGGGTGTAGCCGGCCGGGATGCCGGCGCCGGGTTCGCCGGGCAGGCCGTCGCCCTCGTCGCTGGTGCAGGTGACGCCGAGTCCGCTGCTGATCGCGTCGACAAGTTGCTCGGACTCGGGCTGCCATTTCGCGTACGCGTCCGGGTAGGCCGACCGCTGCACCTGTTGCGCGGCCTGGGTCAGCGGCATCGTCTGCCAGCCGTCGACGCGCAGCAGGGCCTGGTAGAACTTTCCGGCGGCGTAGTCGGGTTGCAGGATCTGCGCCGGGCTGCCCCAACCCTGGCTCGGGCGTTGCTGGAACAGCCCAAGCGAGTCGTGGTCGTTGCGGGCGCCGAGGTCGCCGTAGTTGTGCAGGGTGGATTCCTGCATCGCGGTCGCGACCGCGATCACCCACCCGTAGCGCGGCACCTGCAGCTGTGTGCCGACGGTGACGATGGTGGCCGCGTTGCCGGTCTGCTCCGCCGACCAGTTCCCGACCCCGGCCGCCGCCGTGCTGGCGCTGGGGCCAGGACTGGTGGTGCTGGTCGCGGTGCAGGTGGTGCCGGTGCCGAAACTCGCGACCGCGGCGACACCCAGCAGGCACGGGGCGAGCAGCAGCACGGCGCTCCCGCCGGCCACCCAGGCCCAGGTCCGGCCGGTCACGGCAGCCCCGCCGGGGTGATCTCGAACGCGGCCACCCGCCACCCGCTGTCGGTGCGGGTCAGCCGGCAGGCCACGATGCTGGTCTCGGCCGGCCCTCGCCAGCCGTGCTCGCCGACCGGGGTCGCGGTAACCCGCGCCCAGCGGCGGGCGCTGCCCGGGGTGTCGGTCGCCGGCCGGGCGTCGTTGTCGTCGCGGACCGTGGTGGACAGCCGGGCCTGATGCGACCGCCAGGTGTCCCAGCGGCCGTCACGGGCCGCGGCCGGGGCCTGCGCGGCCAGGGCCCCGTCCATGTCGGTGGCGGCGCGCGCCCAGGCGGCGCCCGGGTCGCGGTCGCGGCGGGTGTCCGCGCTGTAGAGGGCGGCGGTGAACCGGCGGCAGACCGTCGCCGGGTCGCGGTAGTCGGCGAGCGCCGCGGTCGGCGGGCTCACCGCGGCCACCACCGGCGCCGAGCTCGCCGGGGACACCACGGTGGTCGGGGTCGCCGGGGCGACCGGAGTGAGGGAACAACCGGCGGCGGCCAGCACCAGCGGCAGGCCACAGCAGCGCACGATCACGTTCATGCCGGCGACGCTCGCAGCCCGGTAGCGGCGCTACCGCTGCTGCTCACCGCCGGTAGCGCCAGTGCTGCCGCGACCGTAGCGGCGGTAGCGGGTCGAGCGACGCGAGCGACAACACCTGCCCGGCAGCGTGCTCAGCGTTCGCCCCGCCCAGGGGCGTGCTCCTCACCTTCGGGAGTTGTTGTGCACGTTCAGTTGATCGTTGAGCAGGTTCTCGCCGCGCCGATGCCGGATCCGACGGCGGTCGCGCCGCCCGGCCTGCAGGAGATCGGCGGGCAGTTCCTCGGCTGGATGAAGTGGATCCTGCGCGCCTGCGGCGTCGGTGGGCTGCTCGCCTGCGGAATCATGATGACCGTCGGCCGCCGTAACCGGTCGAGTTTTGCCGCTGATGGCGCGTCCGGAATCCCGTGGGTTTTGGGTGGCCTGACGCTCGGCTCGATGGCCGTGCTCCTCGCCGGCGCCTTCGCCTAGCGCCCGCTCGGCCCCGGCGGATGTTCCTCTCCCGTGCCCGACC encodes:
- a CDS encoding C40 family peptidase, with the protein product MTGRTWAWVAGGSAVLLLAPCLLGVAAVASFGTGTTCTATSTTSPGPSASTAAAGVGNWSAEQTGNAATIVTVGTQLQVPRYGWVIAVATAMQESTLHNYGDLGARNDHDSLGLFQQRPSQGWGSPAQILQPDYAAGKFYQALLRVDGWQTMPLTQAAQQVQRSAYPDAYAKWQPESEQLVDAISSGLGVTCTSDEGDGLPGEPGAGIPAGYTLPSDAQQATAVRFALAQVGKPYVFGAAGPDSYDCSGLMQKAWAAAGVTIPRVTTDQVHTGTAVTTIAAMQPGDLIFIPGSDGTRANPRHVGMYIGTAGDGRPYLVQAPKTGDVVKVTPVSSWRSQIAAIRRPVTR